The Falco rusticolus isolate bFalRus1 chromosome 5, bFalRus1.pri, whole genome shotgun sequence genome has a segment encoding these proteins:
- the LOC119149450 gene encoding calumenin-like encodes MMVRDERRFKMADKDGDLTATKEEFTAFLHPEEYDYMKDIVVQETMEDIDKNGDGFIDLEEYIGDMYSHDGDADEPEWVKTEREQFVEFRDKNCDGRMDKEETKDWILPSDYDHAEAEARHLVYESDQNKDGKLTKEEIVEKYDLFVGSQATDFGEALVRHDEF; translated from the exons ATGATGGTGCGAGATGAACGGCGCTTCAAGATGGCTGACAAGGATGGAGACTTGACTGCCACCAAGGAAGAGTTCACCGCCTTTCTGCACCCCGAAGAGTACGATTACATGAAAGATATAGTTGTGCAG gaaaCCATGGAGGACATCGACAAGAACGGGGACGGCTTCATTGACTTGGAGGAGTACATAG GTGACATGTACAGCCACGATGGGGACGCTGATGAGCCCGAGTGGGTGAAGACAGAGAGGGAACAGTTTGTGGAGTTCAGAGACAAGAACTGCGATGGCAGGATGGACAAGGAGGAAACCAAAGATTGGATCCTCCCTTCGGATTATGACCACGCTGAGGCAGAAGCACGGCACCTCGTCTACGAATCCGACCAGAACAAG GACGGCAAGCTGACCAAAGAGGAGATCGTGGAGAAGTATGACTTGTTTGTGGGGAGTCAGGCCACAGACTTCGGGGAGGCCTTGGTGCGACACGATGAATTTTAA